The Microcoleus sp. FACHB-831 DNA window ATATTGCCTAGATGTCAAGCATGGCAGCATTTTAAGTCTTTTTTTGATATACTTATTAATCTTGTTTTCTCTTATTAACTAATAATTTGGCATAACAAGTACTGAAGAACCATTAATATTGCACGCGCTCGCGGCATACCTGCCTGTATTTATCGCCCAGGTCGTATAGTTTGGCACAGCGAAACTGGAGTTGGTAACACTAGCGATAATACATTTAGAATGCTCAAAGGCTGCATTCAAATGGGTAGTGTCCCCCAGAGGGATGGAATGGGGAATTTAATTCCGGTGGATTTTGTTAGTAAAGCGATCGCGCATTTATCCAGACAAAAAGAATCACTTGGTAAAGCTTTTCACCTAGTCAATCCCAACCCTGCTCCTTTTAAAGATATTGTGAACTGGGTGCGTTCCTTTGGCTATCCCTTGCGAGAAATTTCAGACGAACAATGGCGCGAAGAATTACGCACTATTGCTGGCAAATCTCCCGATAATCCTCTTTTTCCACTCGTACCTTTTTGGTCTAAACCTCCAGAAGTAAATACAAGTTCACCTCTCCTAAAATTTGACTGCAAAAATACCTTAGATGGGTTAGCTGATACTAATATTAATTGTCCCCCAATTAGTGTTGAACTATTGACTAAGGTTATGTCATACCTAATCAAAAAAGGAGTATTAGGCAATCCCAACTCTAACTAATAGTAGGTTTTGTAATCTTACAGATTACAAAACCTACTTGTACATATAGCAATCCTATTTGAATTGTAAGTTCATGTTACTCTTGTGTAACAGTATAAGCGTCGGATATACCTAGGAGTAATCTCTTACTAGAACAACAAGAAGAATAAAGAATAGCAATTTTAACAGGGTTCATTCACAGTACTCTAGAGGCAAGGGAACTCAAACGAGCTTTGGCTGTAAAAATGGCCCTACAGGGTGAAGACTATTCGGCAATGCAATTGCCTTAAGCCAATAGCGTTTAGACCAACGTATTCCTTGTGTGGAAACCCTTCCCACTGAGTTGGCAGCTTGGCAAAAAGAATGTAACGGTAAAACAAGTAAAGTCATTTTGCGTTTTACTACCGAAGATGCAAGGTTCAAACTTAAGCATCTTTATCCAGTTTTTGAAACTGAAGAAATCGCGAAGCCTAATGCACTAAATTAGTCTTGCCACCCCATTACAGTCAGCATAACGCACCACCTTTTTTAGATGGTGCGTTACGGCAAAGAATAATGCAAATAAAGGCTGCATTAGAGCAGGACACCGTCCTTAATCTTTTCTTACAAACACGCTTTTAGGGAATAGAGCAATCTTTCTGTGCTAGTCTCCCAAACGAGAGAAAATCTCCGATAGTCCAATTCCAATCGCCCGTGGATAGTATCCCTTGTTTGTTGTATGCCAGCATTCTGCAATGTATGAATCATCGCCGCTATCGTGATATAAATTGCGGCGATAAGCAGTAAAACCCCACCCTACATTGATCTGAAATAGATTGTAGTCGTGCCGAACACTTTCCCAAATCTGCTTCTGCACGCTAAAACCATAGCGTCCGTTGCTATAGTGTACCCACAATTGGTCAACTATGTTTAAATCTTGAGACGGGAAATGTTTGATGACTTCAGCCGTTTCTAAATCCGCATCTGACCATAGTTCTGATGCCAAGAAATTTTCCAATCGCTTTAAGTGAGGATAAGCATTTCCGTGCAATTGCTGCTTAAGAATTGGTTCAGTGCTTTCCTGCCACAGTTTAATGGTGTCGTTATCTCCAACCGCTAAAATATTGCCATCCGGGCTAAAAGTGAAATTATAAATACCGCCAGAAAGGGTAGCAATAGATTTTCCACTATGCCAGTCTATCAGCTGAAGAAGCTGCAACCCTTCGCTAACAGCAAGAATCTTGCCATCTGGGCTTAATTTAGCTCTAGTTCCCCGAGGAAAAGATTTAACTGTTTTACCCGCACCCACATCTATAATATTTATCTTTTCGTGCAAAGGATTCATACCATCATCGTATTCCTGTGCAGTAATAACGAACTGCCCATCTGGACTGAGGTCGCAAAAGTGTTCTGAATGGAAAGTTTTGGTTTGATTAGTCGTCAAGTCCCACATTCGCGTGTAGCGGACATCAACACTATAGGTTTCCACTCCTCCTGGGGTACCAACCTCCTCTTGTTGCCTTTCTTTACAACTAATGAACAAATTTTTTCCGTCATGACTGAAAGCGATCGCACCACAAGTATTATTTAAGGTTCCGCTTTCTTTACCAGTTTCCATATTCCACAAAGTGGTAGTTTTGTGAAAGATTCTGCCCTCTTGCGGCTCAGAACTGGCAATGGCTAAGTATTGTCCGTTAGGGCTGAATACAGAATTTTCTAGGTTAGTAACGTTACTACACCAATCTAAGATACAACGTTTAGCAATAGTGCTTATCAGTTCTCCAGTAAAAGTATTCCAAAGTTTAATAGTTTCTTTGTCTCGGCTAACTAAAGTTTTGCTATCAGGACTAAAACTAATGGAAAGAATTTCAGATGAGTG harbors:
- a CDS encoding SDR family oxidoreductase, which codes for MARARGIPACIYRPGRIVWHSETGVGNTSDNTFRMLKGCIQMGSVPQRDGMGNLIPVDFVSKAIAHLSRQKESLGKAFHLVNPNPAPFKDIVNWVRSFGYPLREISDEQWREELRTIAGKSPDNPLFPLVPFWSKPPEVNTSSPLLKFDCKNTLDGLADTNINCPPISVELLTKVMSYLIKKGVLGNPNSN
- a CDS encoding GUN4 domain-containing protein; this translates as MESQLRCIRTLAHKASYPTFSSDGKTLVSFSSKDKTANVWDVNTGELKNTFTGLKEIVFSVDRKILAGNYDDNTIKLWNVGTGELKHSLTGHPSGIIFIALSPDGQTLVSRDKENIKLWDVETGELKHSLTAHSSEILSISFSPDSKTLVSRDKETIKLWNTFTGELISTIAKRCILDWCSNVTNLENSVFSPNGQYLAIASSEPQEGRIFHKTTTLWNMETGKESGTLNNTCGAIAFSHDGKNLFISCKERQQEEVGTPGGVETYSVDVRYTRMWDLTTNQTKTFHSEHFCDLSPDGQFVITAQEYDDGMNPLHEKINIIDVGAGKTVKSFPRGTRAKLSPDGKILAVSEGLQLLQLIDWHSGKSIATLSGGIYNFTFSPDGNILAVGDNDTIKLWQESTEPILKQQLHGNAYPHLKRLENFLASELWSDADLETAEVIKHFPSQDLNIVDQLWVHYSNGRYGFSVQKQIWESVRHDYNLFQINVGWGFTAYRRNLYHDSGDDSYIAECWHTTNKGYYPRAIGIGLSEIFSRLGD